Proteins encoded by one window of Pseudomonas sp. LS44:
- a CDS encoding pitrilysin family protein, giving the protein MSERNGLRFALVGLLVLVLIGVLVLVAGRSASNPEPAATPVASSSAPAASAPPAATPPAASSLSSLAALKDQAPSRRELQIQTWQTAEGAKVLFVEAHQLPMFDLRLTFAAGSSQDGAAPGLAMLTNAMLNEGVPGKDVSAIAAGFESLGADFGNGSYRDMAIASLRSLSAAEQREPALRLFAEVIGQPTFPQDSLVRIKNQVLAGFEYQKQNPGKLAGLQLFERLYGTHPYGHPSEGTEQSIPPISVAQLHAFHAKAYAAGNVVIALVGDLDRPAAEALAAQVSAALPKGPALPAVAQPQPPKAGPSHIEFPSKQTTLLLAELGIDRRDADYAALTLGNQILGGGGFGTRLMEEVREKRGLTYGVYSGFSPMQARGPFMISLQTRAEQSTGTLKLVQDILRDYLSSGPTQKELDDAKRELAGSFPLTTASNADIVGQLGSIGFYGLPLNYLEDFMAQVQSLSAEQVKAAMSKHLDPNALIIVSAGPTVEQQPLPAPSDKPVEQPLGVPEH; this is encoded by the coding sequence ATGAGTGAGCGTAATGGCTTGCGCTTTGCCCTGGTCGGCCTGCTCGTCCTGGTGTTGATCGGCGTCCTGGTGCTGGTGGCCGGTCGCTCGGCCTCCAACCCCGAGCCGGCCGCCACGCCTGTGGCCAGCAGCAGCGCGCCGGCAGCGTCCGCCCCACCAGCCGCGACGCCGCCCGCGGCCAGCTCCTTGAGCTCGCTGGCCGCGCTCAAGGATCAGGCGCCGAGTCGCCGCGAGCTGCAGATTCAGACCTGGCAGACCGCCGAAGGCGCCAAGGTGCTGTTCGTCGAGGCCCACCAGCTGCCGATGTTCGACCTGCGCCTGACCTTCGCCGCCGGCAGCAGCCAGGACGGCGCTGCGCCGGGCCTGGCCATGCTGACCAACGCGATGCTCAACGAAGGCGTGCCGGGCAAGGACGTCAGCGCCATCGCCGCGGGCTTTGAAAGCCTCGGCGCGGATTTCGGTAACGGCTCGTACCGCGACATGGCGATCGCCAGCTTGCGCAGCCTGAGCGCGGCCGAGCAGCGCGAGCCGGCGCTCAGGCTGTTCGCCGAGGTGATCGGCCAGCCGACCTTCCCGCAGGACTCGCTGGTGCGGATCAAGAACCAGGTGCTGGCCGGCTTCGAATACCAGAAGCAGAACCCCGGCAAGCTCGCCGGCCTGCAGTTGTTCGAACGCCTGTACGGCACACATCCCTATGGCCATCCGAGCGAAGGCACCGAGCAGAGCATTCCGCCGATCAGCGTCGCCCAGCTGCACGCCTTCCACGCCAAGGCCTACGCCGCCGGCAACGTGGTCATCGCCCTGGTCGGCGACCTCGACCGACCGGCAGCCGAGGCGCTGGCCGCGCAGGTTTCCGCCGCGCTGCCGAAAGGCCCGGCGCTGCCCGCCGTGGCGCAGCCGCAGCCGCCCAAGGCCGGCCCCAGCCATATCGAGTTCCCCTCCAAGCAAACGACTTTGCTGCTCGCCGAACTGGGCATCGACCGCCGCGATGCGGATTACGCGGCGCTGACCCTGGGCAACCAGATCCTCGGCGGCGGCGGCTTCGGCACTCGTTTGATGGAAGAAGTGCGCGAGAAGCGCGGCCTGACCTACGGCGTGTATTCGGGTTTCAGCCCGATGCAGGCGCGCGGGCCGTTCATGATCAGCCTGCAGACCCGCGCCGAGCAGAGCACCGGCACCCTCAAACTGGTCCAGGACATCCTGCGCGACTACCTGAGCAGCGGTCCGACCCAGAAGGAACTGGACGACGCCAAACGCGAGCTGGCCGGCAGCTTCCCGCTGACCACCGCGAGCAACGCCGATATCGTCGGCCAGCTGGGCTCGATTGGTTTCTACGGCCTGCCGCTGAACTATCTGGAAGACTTCATGGCGCAGGTGCAGAGCCTCTCGGCCGAGCAGGTCAAAGCCGCCATGAGCAAACACCTCGACCCCAACGCGTTGATCATCGTCAGCGCCGGCCCGACCGTCGAGCAGCAACCGCTGCCGGCGCCCAGCGACAAACCCGTTGAGCAGCCGCTCGGCGTCCCGGAGCATTGA
- a CDS encoding pitrilysin family protein: MKMIARHAAGLVLAVLCLPLAAQAAEPQPTHEFVLDNGLKVVVREDHRAPVVVSQVWYKVGSSYETPGQTGLSHALEHMMFKGSNKLGPGEASRVLRELGAEENAFTSDDYTAYYQVLARDRLAVAFELEADRMASLRLPPEEFAREIEVIKEERRMRTDDKPNALAYERFKALAYPASGYHSPTIGWMADLERMKVDELRRWYETWYTPNNATLVVVGDVGVDEVRDLANKYFGAVPRRDVPAAKAPLELATPGERRTTLHLRTQLPSLLMGFNVPGLVTSQTPREVHALRLIAALLDGGYSARLPSRLERGEELVAGASASYDAYSRGDSLFTLSATPNVQTGKTLAQAEAGLWRQLEDLKKTPPSSEELQRVRAQVIAGLVYERDSISSQASAIGGLESVGLSWRLMDQELAELEAVTPADIQQAASTYFTRDRLSVAHILPLEASHE; the protein is encoded by the coding sequence ATGAAAATGATTGCCCGTCATGCCGCCGGTCTCGTGCTTGCGGTCCTCTGCCTGCCACTTGCAGCTCAGGCCGCCGAACCGCAACCGACCCACGAATTCGTCCTCGACAACGGCCTCAAGGTGGTGGTCCGCGAGGATCACCGCGCCCCGGTGGTGGTCTCGCAGGTCTGGTACAAGGTCGGCTCGAGCTATGAAACCCCCGGCCAGACCGGCCTGTCCCACGCCCTCGAACACATGATGTTCAAGGGCAGCAACAAACTCGGCCCGGGCGAAGCGTCGCGGGTCCTGCGTGAGCTGGGCGCCGAAGAGAACGCTTTCACCAGCGATGACTACACCGCCTATTACCAAGTGCTGGCGCGCGATCGCCTGGCCGTGGCCTTCGAGCTGGAGGCCGATCGCATGGCCAGCCTGCGCCTGCCGCCGGAAGAGTTCGCCCGGGAGATCGAGGTGATCAAGGAAGAGCGGCGCATGCGCACCGACGACAAGCCCAATGCGCTGGCCTATGAGCGCTTCAAGGCCCTCGCCTACCCCGCCAGCGGCTATCACAGTCCGACCATCGGCTGGATGGCCGATCTGGAGCGGATGAAGGTCGACGAACTGCGCCGCTGGTACGAAACCTGGTACACGCCGAACAACGCCACGCTGGTGGTGGTCGGCGATGTCGGTGTCGACGAAGTCCGCGACCTGGCCAATAAATACTTTGGCGCCGTACCGCGACGCGACGTGCCGGCCGCCAAAGCGCCGCTGGAACTGGCCACGCCCGGCGAACGGCGCACCACCTTGCACCTGCGCACCCAATTGCCGAGCCTGTTGATGGGCTTCAACGTGCCAGGTCTGGTGACCAGCCAAACGCCGCGCGAGGTGCATGCGCTGCGCCTGATCGCCGCCCTGCTGGATGGCGGCTACAGCGCCCGCTTGCCGTCGCGCCTGGAGCGCGGCGAGGAACTGGTCGCCGGCGCCTCGGCCTCCTACGACGCCTACAGCCGTGGCGACAGCCTGTTCACCCTGTCGGCGACGCCCAACGTGCAGACCGGCAAGACTCTCGCGCAAGCCGAAGCCGGTCTGTGGCGCCAGCTGGAAGACTTGAAGAAAACCCCGCCGAGCAGCGAAGAACTGCAACGCGTGCGCGCCCAGGTAATTGCCGGACTGGTCTATGAGCGCGACTCGATCAGCAGCCAGGCCAGCGCCATCGGCGGCCTGGAAAGCGTCGGCCTGTCCTGGCGCCTGATGGATCAGGAGCTCGCCGAGCTCGAAGCGGTCACCCCCGCCGACATTCAGCAGGCGGCCAGCACCTACTTCACCCGCGACCGCCTGAGCGTCGCCCACATCCTGCCTCTGGAGGCATCCCATGAGTGA
- the ftsY gene encoding signal recognition particle-docking protein FtsY produces MFGSNDDKKAPAPAGEKKSLFGWMRKKPQEAPVDDAPTVDVPAAPAPLEAMPAVPDSTAQSVPSAPENIPVAAPVELPAELPAPPAVAEATEIAAPAEALAAAEPVSAPAPSRFRLNIGSEVAHVAPAPAPVEVPPAPQSPAEPTPSAVELAPAEPLAAPAASAETKLGFFARLRQGLSKTSANLGEGMASLFLGKKAIDDDLLDELETRLLTADVGVEATSAIVGNLTKRVARKELADSGALYKALQEELVALLKPVEQPLRIPADKQPYVILVVGVNGAGKTTTIGKLAKKLQLDGKKVMLAAGDTFRAAAVEQLQVWGERNNIAVIAQHTGADSASVIFDAVQAAKARGIDVLIADTAGRLHTKDNLMEELRKVRRVIGKLDDTAPHEVLLVLDAGTGQNAINQAKQFNQTVSLTGLALTKLDGTAKGGVIFALAKQFGLPIRYIGVGEGIDDLRTFEAEAFVRALFAEREHA; encoded by the coding sequence ATGTTTGGTTCCAACGACGACAAGAAAGCTCCGGCGCCGGCCGGGGAGAAGAAAAGCCTGTTTGGCTGGATGCGCAAAAAGCCCCAAGAAGCGCCGGTTGACGACGCGCCGACGGTCGATGTGCCTGCTGCCCCTGCGCCCCTTGAGGCCATGCCGGCCGTGCCGGATAGCACCGCCCAGAGCGTGCCGTCCGCGCCTGAAAATATTCCTGTAGCTGCTCCGGTTGAGCTTCCGGCAGAACTGCCTGCGCCGCCAGCCGTTGCCGAAGCCACCGAGATCGCTGCGCCCGCCGAAGCGCTTGCCGCTGCCGAGCCGGTGTCCGCGCCTGCGCCGTCGCGCTTTCGCCTGAACATCGGCAGCGAAGTGGCGCATGTCGCCCCTGCGCCAGCGCCGGTAGAGGTGCCACCCGCCCCGCAGTCCCCGGCCGAGCCCACGCCCAGTGCGGTCGAGCTCGCGCCGGCTGAGCCGCTAGCCGCCCCCGCCGCCAGCGCGGAAACCAAACTGGGCTTCTTCGCCCGTCTGCGGCAAGGCCTGTCAAAAACCAGCGCCAACCTCGGCGAGGGCATGGCCAGTCTGTTTCTCGGCAAGAAGGCCATCGATGACGATCTGCTTGATGAGCTGGAAACCCGCCTGCTGACCGCCGATGTCGGCGTCGAAGCGACCAGTGCGATCGTCGGCAACCTGACCAAGCGCGTGGCGCGTAAGGAGCTGGCCGACAGCGGCGCACTGTACAAGGCGCTGCAGGAGGAGCTGGTGGCCCTGCTCAAACCGGTCGAACAGCCGCTGCGGATTCCCGCCGACAAGCAGCCCTATGTGATTCTGGTGGTCGGCGTGAACGGCGCCGGCAAGACCACCACCATCGGTAAGCTGGCCAAGAAGCTCCAACTCGATGGCAAGAAGGTCATGCTCGCTGCCGGCGATACCTTCCGCGCCGCGGCCGTCGAACAGCTGCAGGTGTGGGGTGAGCGCAACAACATTGCGGTGATCGCCCAGCACACCGGCGCCGATTCCGCCTCGGTGATCTTCGATGCGGTGCAGGCCGCCAAGGCGCGCGGCATCGACGTACTGATCGCCGACACGGCCGGGCGTCTGCACACCAAAGACAACCTGATGGAAGAGCTGAGGAAGGTTCGCCGGGTGATTGGCAAGCTCGACGATACCGCGCCGCACGAAGTGCTGCTGGTGCTCGACGCTGGCACCGGGCAGAACGCCATCAACCAGGCCAAGCAATTCAACCAGACCGTCAGCCTCACCGGCCTGGCGCTGACCAAGCTGGACGGCACCGCCAAGGGCGGGGTGATCTTCGCCCTGGCCAAGCAGTTCGGCTTGCCGATTCGCTATATCGGTGTCGGCGAAGGCATCGACGATTTGCGGACCTTTGAAGCCGAGGCCTTTGTCCGGGCCCTTTTCGCCGAGCGGGAGCATGCATGA
- the ftsE gene encoding cell division ATP-binding protein FtsE → MIRFEQVGKRYANGHVGLHELSFRVRRGEFLFVTGHSGAGKSTLLRLILAMERPSTGNLLLAGQDLAQITNAQIPFLRRQIGVVFQNHQLLFDRTVFNNIALPLQILGLSKAEIAKRVGAALERVALSDKAELFPGDLSTGQQQRVGIARAVVHRPALLLADEPTGNLDPRLAAEIMGVFEDINRLGTTVLIASHDLALIARMRHRMLTLQRGRLIGDGEAA, encoded by the coding sequence ATGATTCGATTCGAGCAGGTTGGTAAGCGCTATGCCAATGGCCACGTCGGCCTGCATGAACTGAGTTTTCGCGTGCGCCGCGGCGAGTTCCTGTTCGTCACCGGCCACTCCGGCGCCGGCAAGAGCACCTTGCTGCGCCTGATATTGGCGATGGAGCGGCCCAGCACCGGCAATCTGCTCCTGGCTGGCCAGGATCTGGCGCAGATCACCAACGCGCAGATTCCTTTCCTGCGCCGGCAAATCGGCGTGGTGTTCCAGAACCACCAACTGCTGTTCGATCGCACCGTGTTCAACAACATCGCCCTGCCGCTGCAGATTCTCGGCCTGTCCAAGGCGGAGATCGCCAAGCGTGTCGGTGCAGCGCTGGAGCGTGTGGCGCTGTCGGATAAAGCCGAACTGTTTCCCGGCGACCTGTCCACCGGGCAGCAGCAACGCGTCGGCATCGCCCGGGCGGTGGTGCATCGTCCGGCCCTGCTGCTGGCCGACGAACCGACCGGTAACCTCGACCCGCGCCTGGCCGCGGAGATCATGGGCGTGTTCGAAGACATCAATCGCCTCGGCACCACCGTGCTGATCGCCAGCCACGACCTGGCGCTGATCGCGCGCATGCGCCACCGCATGCTGACCTTGCAACGCGGCCGCCTGATCGGTGACGGAGAGGCTGCCTGA
- the ftsX gene encoding permease-like cell division protein FtsX: protein MSEQQRNPKAAERVGGGVGKAAASRHDEGPDFRSQLHAWLESHRASLIDSLRRLAQQPIGSFFTALVMAIALSLPMGLSLLLNNIERLGGSWQRAAQVSLYLQMDASDAVGAQLRDQIAAMPEVAEAQWISREQALAEFQQQSGLGQALKELPQNPLPGVVLVTPKEIDKARLEALRQRLSELPKVQQAQLDLLWVERLSAILKLGERFVFGLTLLLVMALLLVIGNTIRLHIENRRNEIEVIKLVGGTDGYVRRPFLYMGALYGCAAGVLAWLVLAFGLDWLNGAVVRLAGLYGSDFSLGGVPAGDGLSLLLGAVLLGYIGAWLAVARHLNELAPK, encoded by the coding sequence ATGAGCGAACAGCAACGCAATCCCAAGGCCGCCGAGCGGGTTGGCGGCGGCGTCGGCAAAGCGGCCGCCAGTCGCCATGACGAAGGCCCGGATTTCCGCAGTCAGCTGCATGCCTGGCTGGAAAGTCATCGCGCCAGCCTGATCGACAGCCTGCGCCGTCTCGCTCAGCAGCCGATCGGCAGTTTCTTCACCGCGCTGGTGATGGCCATCGCCCTCAGCCTGCCGATGGGCCTGTCGCTGCTGCTGAATAATATCGAGCGGCTCGGCGGCTCCTGGCAGCGCGCGGCGCAGGTCTCCCTGTATCTGCAGATGGATGCCAGCGACGCCGTGGGCGCGCAGCTGCGCGACCAGATCGCCGCCATGCCGGAAGTCGCCGAAGCGCAATGGATCAGCCGCGAACAGGCCTTGGCCGAGTTCCAGCAACAGTCCGGGCTCGGTCAAGCGCTTAAGGAACTGCCGCAGAATCCGCTGCCGGGCGTGGTGCTGGTGACGCCCAAGGAAATCGACAAGGCGCGTCTCGAAGCGCTGCGCCAGCGCCTCAGCGAGTTGCCCAAGGTGCAGCAGGCGCAGCTCGATCTGCTGTGGGTCGAGCGGCTCAGCGCGATCCTCAAGCTCGGTGAGCGTTTCGTCTTCGGCCTGACCCTGCTGCTGGTGATGGCGCTGCTGTTGGTGATCGGCAATACCATCCGTCTGCATATCGAGAATCGCCGCAACGAGATCGAGGTCATCAAGCTGGTCGGCGGCACCGATGGCTATGTGCGGCGTCCGTTCCTCTATATGGGCGCGCTGTACGGCTGCGCGGCCGGCGTGCTGGCCTGGCTGGTGCTGGCCTTTGGTCTGGACTGGCTGAATGGTGCGGTGGTGCGTCTGGCCGGGTTGTACGGCAGTGACTTCTCGCTCGGCGGCGTGCCGGCCGGTGATGGTTTGTCGCTGTTACTGGGTGCGGTATTGCTTGGTTACATCGGCGCCTGGCTGGCGGTCGCCCGACACTTGAACGAGCTGGCGCCGAAGTAG